A window from Podospora bellae-mahoneyi strain CBS 112042 chromosome 1 map unlocalized CBS112042p_1, whole genome shotgun sequence encodes these proteins:
- a CDS encoding uncharacterized protein (COG:S; EggNog:ENOG503P3PY), which translates to MDSNAASTVLLSRAFFSDCFSKSSLQEDKSILVDSDPETFRHILQYLRRGVFPLIYDQNKGHNYKLYADILAEAKHFGIPKLECWLTDQLYLRCITSSTVWSSAYKNDTIQTGFQTTSIWGSEVTSTQLVRQDVNTVIKRRSGTRARDGRFHDDIDTYRWAEVGRSVRFIQGWCTDTGKEFMGHWARASRVAVAPQATSEPHVKVQR; encoded by the exons ATGGATTCCAATGCCGCT TCAACAGTCTTACTTTCAAGAGCTTTCTTTTCAGACTGCTTCTCTAAG TCTTCGTTGCAGGAAGATAAAAGCATCCTCGTCGACTCAGATCCAGAAACATTCCGGCACATTCTCCAGTATTTGCGGCGTGGCGTCTTCCCTCTAATTTATGACCAGAACAAGGGACACAACTACAAACTCTACGCCGATATCTTAGCCGAAGCTAAGCACTTTGGTATTCCAAAACTGGAATGCTGGCTTACCGATCAGCTGTACCTGCGGTGCATTACCAGTTCCACAGTGTGGAGTTCCGCGTACAAGAATGATACCATCCAGACTGGGTTTCAGACGACGTCAATTTGGGGGAGCGAAGTCACCTCCACACAGCTTGTGCGACAGGACGTCAACACGGTCATTAAGCGT AGGAGCGGAACCCGTGCACGAGACGGTCGATTCCACGATGATATCGACACATATCGTTGGGCCGAAGTTGGCAGATCTGTTAGATTCATTCAGGGATGGTGTACCGATACTGG AAAGGAGTTTATGGGGCATTGGGCGCGAGCTTCTCGGGTGGCAGTGGCACCTCAAGCAACCTCAGAGCCTCACGTTAAGGTCCAGCGATAG
- a CDS encoding uncharacterized protein (EggNog:ENOG503PQTZ) — MAATDPIHSWMYFLQRDPKFETERVYELRRQKPTKKIPQTNMLLEKVDNIAIHDVRPRLEQCSFGTTGFFLLDMDTGLVAEDFDHREKVIKCFLPQLAAEVKDRLNASRVQIFDYQLRKRNRDFPISNGEVYEYRQPSCLAHVGASPPPSPSHSPNQPWCETDIVT; from the coding sequence ATGGCTGCCACCGATCCTATTCACTCATGGATGTATTTCCTACAACGGGATCCCAAATTTGAGACTGAACGCGTCTACGAACTTAGACGGCAGAAGCCTACAAAGAAGATCCCCCAGACCAACATGCTGCTCGAAAAGGTGGACAACATCGCCATTCATGATGTCCGTCCTCGACTCGAACAGTGCTCTTTCGGCACTACTGGATTCTTCCTCCTGGATATGGACACAGGATTGGTTGCAGAAGACTTTGATCATCGCGAGAAGGTGATAAAGTGCTTCCTTCCTCAGTTGGCAGCTGAAGTCAAAGACAGGCTCAATGCCAGCAGGGTGCAGATCTTTGACTACCAGCTTCGAAAGCGGAACCGAGACTTCCCGATCAGCAATGGAGAGGTGTATGAGTATAGACAGCCTTCCTGTCTTGCTCATGTTGGTgcgtcccctcccccttccccctcccactcccccaaccAGCCGTGGTGTGAAACTGATATAGTCACGTAG
- a CDS encoding uncharacterized protein (EggNog:ENOG503PE6U) — protein sequence MFERLPEELLREVAKGLNIQDVKTLSLVSKTFHAIWAPRFWSTLCVNTAGPGDRPSSVSIKRIEQCAHALQNATSSIQHVADMVFRRDTRWKLWDYEKEEDWPNVACLHRQPPPEDLGVWRALLLAAPVAGWLKDEWPLRNQRCVEASIERMGKQLGPDNMDDVALAVQSVLERIPAGQLQSFTWDLATCIPQPILDSLFQTQPQLQSISLTADTRCKAMTKNIHLPFCQLKRIICNTIPRSHVLPVRIMLENNRGHLHDLQIEELPYGGLFEELLFSPKECEDSADRCHSMLGANLDVLFPSLATLSLRSVYLTKRMDRAFNISGLDALTLRQCSRSSEFLERIMAANRPLQLKTFEFMSGHGHDNNDYDAETNTVNTFLLSFNGLENLYIGFARDFDEDSAGLHPLWSTVGHHGSTLKRLVVHQRGVWTGPMCTMGVIEKNIDLVSDVDGTLDISETNISKWALDPAENPLSALPKLECLGLPFAVSDWSESDTWASHSIEPDAQSESFIITLLKPFTGGSRRLRLLHLRKTGSDYAWAFKATSLPPCSRRRRALSTRAHGEEDVFLLPIPPSDMLSSLRPPFSYFLNWAFGPKGIRSLQAVAFGDFANGHMGGKFLHNIFAIRNKDELQGYQVFDCRDKAHEHKWRAMADRYADFLESCPVGPRVERWEDRSRYYF from the exons ATGTTCGAACGTCTCCCGGAGGAGCTGCTCCGAGAAGTGGCCAAAGGGCTTAACATTCAAGATGTCAAAACCCTCTCGCTCGTCTCCAAGACCTTCCATGCCATATGGGCACCGAGGTTTTGGAGCACACTGTGCGTCAATACTGCTGGTCCAGGAGACCGACCATCATCTGTCAGCATCAAACGGATCGAACAATGCGCCCATGCGCTTCAGAATGCTACCTCCTCCATACAGCATGTCGCCGACATGGTGTTTCGACGGGACACTCGATGGAAGCTATGGGATTATGAGAAGGAAGAAGACTGGCCCAACGTCGCCTGTCTCCAccggcaaccaccaccggagGACCTTGGGGTGTGGAGAGCTCTGCTACTAGCAGCGCCAGTCGCTGGATGGTTAAAAGATGAATGGCCCTTAAGGAATCAAAGGTGCGTCGAGGCAAGCATAGAACGAATGGGAAAGCAGCTGGGTCCCGACAACATGGACGACGTTGCCCTCGCTGTACAATCTGTTCTCGAACGCATCCCCGCTGGCCAACTCCAATCTTTCACCTGGGACTTGGCAACATGCATTCCTCAGCCTATTTTGGATAGCCTCTTCCAAACGCAACCGCAGCTCCAGTCTATATCCTTGACGGCTGATACCCGTTGCAAGGCCATGACCAAAAACATCCACCTACCGTTCTGCCAGCTCAAACGGATTATTTGCAATACGATACCACGATCTCATGTTCTACCGGTTCGAATAATGCTTGAAAACAATAGAGGGCACTTGCATGACCTCCAAATCGAGGAATTGCCGTACGGGGGCCTTTTCGAGGAGCTCTTATTTAGTCCAAAAGAATGTGAAGATTCCGCTGATCGGTGCCACAGTATGTTGGGAGCGAATCTTGATGTATTGTTTCCATCACTTGCAACCCTGTCTTTGAGATCGGTCTACTTGACCAAGAGAATGGATCGAGCATTCAACATCAGTGGTCTAGATGCACTTACATTACGCCAGTGTTCGCGATCGAGTGAATTCCTCGAAAGAATAATGGCAGCAAACAGACCCCTTCAGCTCAAGACCTTTGAGTTCATGTCTGGCCATGGGCACGATAATAATGACTATGACGCGGAGACGAATACAGTCAACACCTTTCTTCTATCATTCAACGGTCTAGAAAACCTCTACATCGGTTTTGCCAGAGATTTCGACGAAGACAGCGCTggcctccaccccctctggTCTACCGTTGGCCATCACGGCTCAACACTGAAGAGGCTGGTGGTCCATCAGCGAGGCGTATGGACAGGTCCAATGTGCACAATGGGCGTCATTGAGAAAAATATCGATCTTGTTAGTGATGTCGATGGCACGCTCGATATTTCAGAGACGAACATCAGCAAGTGGGCGCTGGATCCCGCCGAAAATCCCCTGTCAGCCCTTCCAAAACTTGAATGCCTCGGCCTACCTTTCGCTGTTTCAGACTGGAGCGAGTCCGATACGTGGGCGAGTCATAGTATAGAACCAGATGCGCAGTCCGAGTCTTTTATT ATAACCCTCCTCAAGCCATTTACCGGAGGCTCACGGAGGCTCAGGCTCCTCCATTTACGAAAAACAGGCTCAGATTATGCATGGGCCTTCAAAGCGACCAGCCTCCCGCCTTGTTCCAGGCGACGACGGGCCTTGTCGACTCGGGCCCACGGTGAGGAAGACgttttcctccttcccatccctcctTCCGATATGTTATCATCCCTCCGCCCACCTTTCTCCTATTTTCTCAATTGGGCCTTCGGGCCAAAGGGCATTCGCTCCCTCCAGGCCGTCGCTTTTGGGGATTTTGCAAACGGCCACATGGGCGGCAAATTCCTTCACAACATCTTTGCCATTCGTAACAAGGATGAGCTGCAAGGATACCAGGTGTTTGACTGTCGCGACAAAGCACATGAGCACAAATGGCGGGCCATGGCGGATAGGTACGCTGACTTTCTGGAATCATGCCCCGTCGGGCCACGGGTGGAAAGATGGGAGGACAGGTCGAGGTATTATTTCTAA
- a CDS encoding uncharacterized protein (COG:U; EggNog:ENOG503P1PW), producing MNKFDGPKCPDYKQVSGKILEFLTKICNGTPLAQADARIHNVHYSLERLKIERLSGDLLPMDRCYINLAIVEWLGDNATRGGKGDTAQQSSPFSLLARLKVETPDKTIEVTLPTLFEPRKSQDGQKKQPSRILIRGRAGVGKTTLCKKIVHDFKYNNLWQGLFNRVLWVPLRNLKVEKRQSAGYNFRDLFYHEYFSQDLEGRELSEALWRALKDPKSGRTLFILDGFDEVSQGLGGDMSVFLEELLNQPNVIITARPNARLPPRLDPLDLELETIGFYPDQITAYIENTFTDRETIKEVQSFLQRHPLMQGLMRIPIQLDAFCYTWTGFPREGVPETMTAVYKAIEESLWKKDILKLQKKKDDQIKKASRKKIESFVEQELRFLECLAFLGFYDDVIDLDWELRNAISDRFESDLLLDKDLPCLSFLRTSDPSSNDQDRNYHFLHLTFQEYFAARYFIRQWKDKQQLNCLQLSRDNCNNMEPTTFLEKYKYNPRYDIFWRFVAGLLDADDMALDFFQMIEKEPRDLLGPTHQRLIMHCLSEVERKESNFTGLRARLENQLEQWLLFESDSTGNSELVYEMECSGQVLSNVLTQASESERTVLLESLSRRTAVPFNVIEVVSPWLTNRTSARQCAAILRILGNEHNNLPDKVLQSIAARLEDEDGDVQRAAIEALGGRADLPDQVLQSIVVRLEDKDADIRWEAIEGLRGRADLPDQVLQSIVARLEDKDGGVQRAAIVGLRGRADLPDQVLQSIIARLEHEDGEVRRAAIEGLRGRADLPDQVFQSIAARLEDEDRGVRRAAIEALRGRADLPNKVLQSIAARLEDKDRGVRRAAIKALRGRADLPNKVLQSIAARLEDKDRGVRRAAIEGLRGRADLPNKVLQSIVARLEDKDRRVREAVIEALRGRADLTDQVLKSIAARLEDENWSIRWAAVEALRGRADLPNKVLQSIAARLEDKDRGVRRAAIKALRGRADLPNKVLQSIAARLEHENGDVQQAAIEALLYQSALSLDVLIPHIRSFYDALLQKSFREHLYWYASERSFIGTNLGYISLTSEQHNVKEVVRKLLLEKGAANVNDGRRRLPSTLSC from the exons ATGAACAAATTCGACGGCCCTAAATGTCCGGACTACAAACAAGTCTCTGGAAAGATTCTAGAGTTTCTCACGAAGATATGTAATGGAACCCCTCTCGCACAGGCGGACGCCAGGATTCACAATGTGCACTATTCGCTGGAACGCCTCAAAATTGAACGACTGTCGGGCGACCTGCTGCCGATGGACAGATGCTACATCAATCTGGCCATTGTCGAGTGGCTTGGCGATAATGCAACTCgcggaggaaaaggagacaCAGCACAACAGTCTTCCCCGTTTTCGCTCCTCGCCCGACTGAAGGTGGAGACACCAGACAAGACGATCGAGGTCACGCTGCCGACGCTCTTTGAGCCTCGCAAGTCACAGGACGGCCAGAAGAAACAGCCAAGTCGCATCCTGATCCGTGGACGGGCAGGAGTGGGTAAGACTACTCTATGCAAGAAGATTGTCCATGATTTTAAATACAACAACCTATGGCAGGGCTTGTTCAATCGCGTGCTTTGGGTACCACTGCGAAACCTGAAGGTGGAAAAGAGACAGAGTGCCGGATACAACTTCCGGGATTTGTTTTACCATGAGTATTTCTCTCAAGATCTTGAAGGCCGCGAGCTCTCCGAAGCATTGTGGCGCGCCTTGAAGGACCCCAAGAGCGGCAGGACTTTGTTCATCCTCGACGGGTTCGACGAAGTGTCCCAGGGCCTAGGCGGCGACATGTCCGTCTTCCTCGAAGAGCTCTTGAATCAGCCAAatgtcatcatcactgcccGGCCCAACGcacggcttcctcctcggctaGATCCTCTTGACCTCGAGTTGGAAACCATTGGATTCTACCCGGACCAAATCACGGCCTACATTGAAAACACCTTTACCGATCGAGAAAC GATCAAAGAGGTTCAATCGTTTCTGCAACGCCATCCGCTCATGCAAGGTCTAATGCGTATCCCGATCCAACTAGATGCGTTTTGCTACACCTGGACTGGTTTTCCTCGGGAAGGTGTGCCGGAGACCATGACAGCTGTCTACAAAGCTATCGAGGAAAGTCTGTGGAAAAAAGATATCTTGAAGCtacagaaaaagaaggatg ACCAGATTAAGAAGGCTAGCCGGAAAAAGATTGAAAGCTTCGTGGAGCAGGAGCTCAGATTCCTCGAGTGCCTTGCCTTTTTGGGGTTCTATGACGACGTGATCGACCTCGATTGGGAACTTCGAAACGCTATTTCTGATAGATTTGAATCAGATCTCCTACTCGACAAAGATCTGCCTTGTCTCTCATTCCTACGAACCTCGGACCCTTCATCAAACGACCAAGATCGAAATTACCACTTCTTACACCTCACGTTTCAAGAGTATTTTGCAGCACGGTATTTCATTCGACAGTGGAAAGATAAACAACAGCTCAATTGTCTGCAACTCAGCCGTGACAATTGTAACAATATGGAACCTACCACTTTCCTTGAGAAGTATAAATACAATCCTCGCTACGATATCTTCTGGCGCTTTGTCGCAGGATTACTCGATGCCGATGACATGGCCCTCGACTTCTTCCAGATGATTGAGAAGGAACCACGCGATCTCCTAGGACCTACGCACCAACGCCTTATCATGCATTGCCTGAGCGAAGTTGAGCGGAAGGAGTCGAATTTCACGGGACTTCGAGCGAGGCTAGAAAACCAACTAGAACAGTGGCTACTGTTTGAATCCGATTCTACGGGGAATTCCGAACTAGTCTATGAAATGGAGTGTTCGGGACAGGTCCTGTCCAATGTATTAACGCAAGCATCTGAAAGCGAAAGAACGGTTCTTCTCGAATCACTATCTAGACGAACAGCAGTGCCGTTTAATGTTATAGAAGTCGTATCTCCATGGCTGACCAACCGCACCTCTGCACGCCAATGTGCTGCTATCTTACGTATATTAGGAAACGAGCATAATAACTTACCGGACAAGGTGCTCCAAAGCATCGCAGCAcggctcgaggatgaggatggggacgTCCAGAGggcagcaatcgaggcgcTTGGAGGCCgcgccgacctccccgaccag gTGCTCCAGAGCATCGTAGTACGGCTCGAGGATAAGGACGCGGACATCCGGTGGGAAGCAATCGAGGGGCTTCGAGGCCgcgccgacctccccgaccaggTGCTCCAAAGCATTGTAGCACGGCTCGAGGATAAGGATGGGGGCGTCCAGCGGGCAGCAATCGTGGGGCTTCGAGGCCgcgccgacctccccgaccaggTGCTCCAAAGCATTATAGCACGGCTCGAgcatgaggatggggaagtCCGGAGGGCGGCAATCGAGGGGCTTCGAGGCCgcgccgacctccccgaccag GTATTCCAAAGCATCGCAGCAcggctcgaggatgaggacagGGGCGTCCGGAGggcagcaatcgaggcgcTTCGAGGCCGAGCCGACCTTCCCAACAAGGTGCTCCAAAGCATCGCAGCACGGCTCGAGGATAAGGACAGGGGCGTCCGGAGGGCAGCAATCAAGGCGCTTCGAGGCCGAGCCGACCTTCCCAACAAGGTGCTCCAAAGCATCGCAGCACGGCTCGAGGATAAGGACAGGGGCGTCCGGAGGGCAGCAATCGAGGGGCTTCGAGGCCGAGCCGACCTTCCCAACAAGGTACTCCAAAGCATCGTAGCACGGCTCGAGGATAAGGACCGGCGTGTCCGGGAGGCAGTAATCGAGGCGCTTAGAGGCCGCGCCGACCTCACCGACCAGGTACTCAAAAGCATCGCAGCAcggctcgaggatgagaacTGGAGCATCCGGTGGGCAGCAGTCGAGGCGCTTCGAGGCCGAGCCGACCTTCCCAACAAGGTGCTCCAAAGCATCGCAGCACGGCTCGAGGATAAGGACAGGGGCGTCCGGAGGGCAGCAATCAAGGCGCTTCGAGGCCGAGCCGACCTTCCCAACAAGGTGCTCCAAAGCATCGCAGCACGGCTCGAGCATGAGAACGGGGACGTCCAGCAggcagcaatcgaggcgcTTCTATATCAATCAGCATTATCGTTAGATGTCCTCATCCCACATATCCGATCCTTTTACGACGCTTTACTCCAGAAGAGCTTCAGGGAGCATTTATACTGGTACGCTTCGGAAAGAAGTTTTATAGGGACGAACCTCGGATATATCTCTTTAACTAGCGAGCAACATAACGTCAAGGAGGTAGTGAGGAAGCTACTGTTAGAGAAGGGTGCTGCTAACGTAAATGATGGACGCAGACGGTTGCCGTCCACACTTAGCTGCTGA